Sequence from the Mesorhizobium sp. PAMC28654 genome:
GAGGCACGCGGCCTGGTGCTCGATATCATCGAGCGCCATGCCATCGATTGCGATCTGAGGCTGACCGGTCATCTGGTCGGCGCGGTCAACGGCTCCGACCTCAAGGATCTGGAAGACGAGGCCAAGTGCCTCGAGAGCGTGATGAGATTTCGGGACGTCGAGATCCTGTCGGCGGCGGATGCCCGCGGCAAGGTCGACACGCCCTATCATGGCGCGATGTACGAACCGCTTGGCGGCCACATGCATCCGCTCAACTACACGCTGGGCCTTGCCCGCGCCGCCACAGCTGCCGGCGTCACCATTTATGAGAACTCGGTGGCGGTGAAACTGGAGCGCGAGCCTTCAATCCGGGTCTCGACGGCCAAGGGTTCGGTCCGGGCCAAGCATGTCGTGCTGGCGGGTGATGCGCTGCTCCACGGGCTGGAGCCGCGCGTCAACAGCCGCATCATGCCGGTCGGCAACTACATCGTCGCCACCGAGCCGCTGGAGGGCAAGCGCAATGTCATCCCGGCCAATGTCGCGGTGTCCGATACGCGTTTCGTCGTCAACTACTACCGCATGTCGGCGGATGGCCGCCTGCTGTTCGGCGGCGGCGAGCGCTACACGCCGTCGCCGCCGGCCGACATTGCCGGCTTCGTGCGGCCGCACATGGAAGCCACCTTTCCGCAACTCCAGGGCTGCCGCATCGACCATGCCTGGGGCGGGCTGGTCTCGGTGACGACGTCCAGGCTGCCGCATGTCGGGCACTATGGCGAGGTCTATTTCGCGCATGGCTATTCCGGCAAGGGTGTCATCCTGTCGACGCTGTCGGGCAAGCTGCTGGCCGAAGCCATCACGGGAGATCCCTCGCGGCTCGATTTGTTCTCGACTCTGACCCCGATGCCGTTCCCCGGCGGCACGGCGCTGCGCGGTCCGCTCTATGTGCTGGGGATGTTGTGGTACGCGATGCGGGACAGGATCAAGCACTGAGGGAGAGTGCAGCGCGGCTACGCACCTGCCTGCCGGCATCCTCTCCCCGTAAACGGGGCGAGGGGCGCTGTCTTTGGCGATTTCGCCAATCGCCAGCGTTGCAAAAGGAATGCCGGCGTTACGGCCCCGTTTACGGGGAGAAATGCCCGGCAGGGCAATGAGGGGCGGCGCTGAAGTTGAGAATTGGTTGCTCCAAGGGCGCCTTAAAGCCTGACTAAACCACAAAGAAGTCTTCAATCCGCTGCCTGGCCTCAAGCAGCGCCGGCAGAATTTCCTTTTCCATCTCCGCGACCGAAAACCGCGCCGACTGCGTCGACACATTGATGGCCGCGACCGTGCGTTCGGCGCGGTCGCGGATCGGCACGGCGATCGAGCGCAGGCCGAGTTCCAGCTCCTCGTCGACGATGGCGAAACCGTCCGTCTTCGCCTTGCCGATGGCTTCGGCCAGCAGCCTGATGTCGGTGATCGTCTTCGGCGTTCGTCTCTCGATCGCCGCCTGGTCGAGAAATGTGTTGAGTTCCGCAGATGTCAGCCCAGCAAGCAGGATCCGCCCCATCGAGGTGCAATAGGCGGGCAGCCTGGTGCCGACATCGAGCGAGACGCTGAGGATGCGGCGGCCCGGGATGCGCGCGACATAGACGACATCCTGACCTGAAAGAATGGCCGCCGAGCAGGCCTCGTTCAGCTGCGCGGCAACCACGCGCATGATGGGCGCGGCGAAGGTCCACAGCGAGGCGCCGCCGAGCCATGTGCGGGCAACCGTCAGCAGGCGCGGCGACAGTGAAAACACGCGACCGGCTTGCGTCGCATAGCCGGTGGCGACCAGCGTCAGCAGGAAGCGCCGGGCGCCGGCGCGGGTCAGGCCGGCTTCGTCAGCCATTTCGGTCAGCGTCATGCCCGAGGGATGCCGGGCCAATATCTCCATGACGGCAAGGCCGCGCTCAAGCGAGCCGACATGGTCACGGGTAGCGGCTTCTTCGTCCATCTCGCCTCCGAGGCGTGGGCATCGTCGCCAGGATTGACTCCGCGCTTCCATTCAACGTAGAAAGTATCGCATACAAAACATATGTTCGCAATACGAACATCTTGAATCCCGGAGCATGTTGGATGGTCAAGTTCCTGCCGCTCAAAGAGGCCGTTGCCGAGAATCTCAAGGATGGCGACACCGTTGCCTTCGAGGGCTTCACCCATCTGATCCCGACGGCGGCGGCGCATGAGGCGATCCGCCAGGGTTTTCGCGACCTGACGCTGATCCGCATGACGCCGGACTTGATCTACGACCAGATGATCGGCATGGGCATGGCGAAGAAGATTGTCTTCTCCTATGTCGGCAATCCCGGCGTCGGCCTGCTACGGCGCGCCCGCGACGCCATCGAGAACGGTTTTCCGCGTCCGCTCGAGATCGAGGAGCACAGCCACGCCGGCATGGCCAATGCCTATGAAGCCGGTGCCGCCGGCCTGCCATGCGCCGTGTTCCGGGGGTATCGCGGCGCGGGGCTGGCGGCGGTCAATCCCAACATCAGATCGATCACATGCCCGTTCACCGGCGAGGTCCTGGCCGCCGTCCCCTCGATCCGGCCTGATGTGACCTTCATTCATGCGCAGAAGGCGGACCGGAAAGGCAATGTGCTGGTTGAGGGCATCATCGGCATCCAGAAGGAAGCGGTGCTGGCGGCCAAGCGCGCGGTGGTGACGGTGGAGGAAATGGTCGACAATTTCGACGACCTGCATCCCAACCTCACCGTGCTGCCGCGCTGGACGATATCAGCGATATCCGTCGTGCCCGGTGGCTCCCATCCATCCTACGCGCATGGCTACTATGCGCGTGACAATGCCGCGTATCTGGAATGGGACGAGATCGCCGCCGATCGGGAAAAATTCCAGGCGTGGATGCAGGTGAACGTCATGGAGAAGAGCGCCGACGATTTCCCTGATAGAGTCGAGCATCTGAGGAAAACGGCATGAGCGACAATCACAACCCCTTGGGCTTCACCCCCAACGAGATGATGACGATCGCCGCCAGCCGCGCGCTGGGGAATGACGATGTCTGCTTCGTCGGTATCGGCGCGCCGTCCGCCGCCTGCAATGTGGCGCGGCTGACGCATGGGCCCGATATCACGCTGATCTATGAGAGCGGCACGATCGGTACCGCTCCGCAAGTGCTGCCGCTGTCGATCGGCGATGGCGAATTGTGCGAAACCGCCATTACCACCGTCGCGGTGCCGGAGATGTTCCGGTACTGGCTGCAGGGTGGCCGCATCTCGATCGGCTTCCTGGGTGCGGCGCAGCTCGACAAGTTCGGCAACATCAACACCACGGTCATCGGCGACTATTTTCATCCCAAGACCAGGCTGCCCGGCGGCGGCGGCGCGCCGGAGATCGCTACGTCGTCGAAGGAGATCTACATCACCATGGCGCAGACCAGGCGCGGCATGGTCGAGAAGATCGACTTCTTCACCTCCTTCGGCCATGGCGAGGGCGGCGATCATCGCAAGCGACTTGGCATCGACACCGCCGGTCCGACCTTGCTGATCACGGATCTCGCTATCTGGAAGCCGGACCCTGTGACCAAGGAATTCACGGTCGTGTCGCTGCATCCGGGCGTTACACGCCAGCAGGTGCAGGAGACCTGTGGCTGGGTTGTAAAGTTCGCGGAGGCGCTTGACGAAACACCGGCGCCAAGCGAACTCGAACTGAAGACATTGCGCGACCTGCAGGCCCGCACCAAGGCGGCGCATGAAGGAACCGGAAAAGAGAAAGCTGCCTGACATGGCCGAGGCCTATATCTGCGACTACATCCGCACGCCCATCGGCCGCTTCGGCGGTTCGCTGTCTTCTGTGCGTGCCGACGACCTCGGCGCTATCCCGCTGAAGGCGCTGGTCGAGCGCAATCCGGGCATCGACTGGCAGGCGGTCGATGATCTCGTCTATGGATGCGCCAACCAGGCTGGCGAGGACAACCGCAATGTGGCTAGGATGGCGCTGCTGCTGGCCGGGCTGCCGAAGGAGATTCCGGGCTCGACCATCAATAGGCTGTGCGGCTCCGGCATGGATGCGCTGACCATCGCGGCGCGCGCCATCAAGGCCGGGGAAGCCGAACTGATGATCGCTGGCGGCGTCGAATCGATGAGCCGCGCGCCCTTCGTCATGCCCAAGGCCGACACGGCGTTTTCGCGCAATGCCGAGATCCATGACACCACCATTGGCTGGCGCTTCGTCAACCCGCTGATGAAGAAGCAGTATGGCGTCGATTCCATGCCGGAGACCGGCGAGAATGTCGCCGAGGATTTTTCGGTGTCGCGCGCCGACCAGGACGCCTTTGCCGTGCGCAGCCAGGACAAGGCGGTCGCGGCACAGGCCAATGGCCGGCTGGCCAAGGAAATCACGCCAGTGACGATCCCGCAGCGCAAGGGCGATGCTGTCATCGTCTCGACGGATGAGCATCCTCGTGCCGGCACCACGGTCGAGTCGCTGGCCAAATTGCCGACGCCATTCCGGCAGGGCGGCACCGTGACGGCCGGCAATGCGTCCGGTGTCAATGACGGGGCGGCGGCACTGATCGTTGCTTCGGA
This genomic interval carries:
- a CDS encoding CoA-transferase subunit beta gives rise to the protein MSDNHNPLGFTPNEMMTIAASRALGNDDVCFVGIGAPSAACNVARLTHGPDITLIYESGTIGTAPQVLPLSIGDGELCETAITTVAVPEMFRYWLQGGRISIGFLGAAQLDKFGNINTTVIGDYFHPKTRLPGGGGAPEIATSSKEIYITMAQTRRGMVEKIDFFTSFGHGEGGDHRKRLGIDTAGPTLLITDLAIWKPDPVTKEFTVVSLHPGVTRQQVQETCGWVVKFAEALDETPAPSELELKTLRDLQARTKAAHEGTGKEKAA
- a CDS encoding IclR family transcriptional regulator C-terminal domain-containing protein, whose product is MDEEAATRDHVGSLERGLAVMEILARHPSGMTLTEMADEAGLTRAGARRFLLTLVATGYATQAGRVFSLSPRLLTVARTWLGGASLWTFAAPIMRVVAAQLNEACSAAILSGQDVVYVARIPGRRILSVSLDVGTRLPAYCTSMGRILLAGLTSAELNTFLDQAAIERRTPKTITDIRLLAEAIGKAKTDGFAIVDEELELGLRSIAVPIRDRAERTVAAINVSTQSARFSVAEMEKEILPALLEARQRIEDFFVV
- a CDS encoding CoA transferase subunit A: MVKFLPLKEAVAENLKDGDTVAFEGFTHLIPTAAAHEAIRQGFRDLTLIRMTPDLIYDQMIGMGMAKKIVFSYVGNPGVGLLRRARDAIENGFPRPLEIEEHSHAGMANAYEAGAAGLPCAVFRGYRGAGLAAVNPNIRSITCPFTGEVLAAVPSIRPDVTFIHAQKADRKGNVLVEGIIGIQKEAVLAAKRAVVTVEEMVDNFDDLHPNLTVLPRWTISAISVVPGGSHPSYAHGYYARDNAAYLEWDEIAADREKFQAWMQVNVMEKSADDFPDRVEHLRKTA
- the pcaF gene encoding 3-oxoadipyl-CoA thiolase translates to MAEAYICDYIRTPIGRFGGSLSSVRADDLGAIPLKALVERNPGIDWQAVDDLVYGCANQAGEDNRNVARMALLLAGLPKEIPGSTINRLCGSGMDALTIAARAIKAGEAELMIAGGVESMSRAPFVMPKADTAFSRNAEIHDTTIGWRFVNPLMKKQYGVDSMPETGENVAEDFSVSRADQDAFAVRSQDKAVAAQANGRLAKEITPVTIPQRKGDAVIVSTDEHPRAGTTVESLAKLPTPFRQGGTVTAGNASGVNDGAAALIVASEAAVKKYGLTPIARILGGAAAGVEPRIMGIGPAPATQKLCARLGLTPKQFDVIELNEAFASQGIAVLRQLGIAEDAGHVNPNGGAIALGHPLGMSGARISGTAALELRERGGRYALATMCIGVGQGIAIGLERV
- a CDS encoding NAD(P)/FAD-dependent oxidoreductase; its protein translation is MAPSTGFNSGLDIGKSYYVATANPAPAHPALAGNVEADLVVVGGGCTGLSAALHAAQRGLKVVLLEGGKIGWGASGRNGGQMIPGLRKGAKGLVKLYGPERAKALFDLAFEARGLVLDIIERHAIDCDLRLTGHLVGAVNGSDLKDLEDEAKCLESVMRFRDVEILSAADARGKVDTPYHGAMYEPLGGHMHPLNYTLGLARAATAAGVTIYENSVAVKLEREPSIRVSTAKGSVRAKHVVLAGDALLHGLEPRVNSRIMPVGNYIVATEPLEGKRNVIPANVAVSDTRFVVNYYRMSADGRLLFGGGERYTPSPPADIAGFVRPHMEATFPQLQGCRIDHAWGGLVSVTTSRLPHVGHYGEVYFAHGYSGKGVILSTLSGKLLAEAITGDPSRLDLFSTLTPMPFPGGTALRGPLYVLGMLWYAMRDRIKH